One window of Quercus robur chromosome 5, dhQueRobu3.1, whole genome shotgun sequence genomic DNA carries:
- the LOC126725835 gene encoding uncharacterized protein At2g39795, mitochondrial, whose translation MARLNLVRPLLRKPMYTCSSSSRTLPFLIGDHQLQQPIFNITLKKHSLFQFQRSYISDMRKSAFEGNILRLLRNEIQYELQRSTPTQPVANFDIFTIDDRPGEQWIRLKGKFKDEGIKVEVTMFDGAIPASKSGGGVSIGDEVQLHITLIVNITKGEDGEVLEFMCSAWPDSIEINRLFIRRGDKMSAQPYAGPEFKELDDELQDSLYEFLEARGINDELAAFLHEYMKNKDKTEFIRWMGTVKTFIEKQVE comes from the exons ATGGCACGCCTAAACCTAGTCCGACCCCTATTGAGAAAACCTATGTAtacttgttcttcttcttccagaACCCTACCCTTCCTAATTGGTGACCATCAACTTCAACAACCCATTTTCAATATCACTCTAAAAAAACACTCTCTGTTTCAGTTTCAAAGAAGTTACATCTCCGATATGCGCAAATCCGCCTTCGAAGGAAACATCCTCAGACTCCTCCGCAACGAGATCCAATACGAGCTCCAACGCTCCACTCCCacccag CCTGTTGCGAACTTTGACATATTCACAATTGATGATCGGCCTGGAGAGCAATGGATTAGATTGAAAGGAAAATTTAAAGACGAAGGCATTAAAGTTGAAGTCACCATGTTCGATGGAGCCATTCCTGCTTCAAAATCGGGTGGTGGTGTTAGCATTGGGGATGAAGTCCAACTTCACATTACCCTAATTGTCAATATCACTAAAGGGGAAGATGGTGAAGTCTTGGAATTCATGTGCTCTGCTTGGCCGGATAGTATAGAGATTAACAGGCTTTTCATACGCCGTGGTGATAAGATGTCAGCACAGCCTTACGCAGGGCCTGAATTCAA GGAATTGGATGATGAGTTGCAAGACTCACTTTACGAATTCTTGGAAGCAAGGGGTATAAATGATGAACTTGCTGCATTCTTGCATGAGTACATGAAGAACAAAGATAAAACTGAGTTTATTAGATGGATGGGAACCGTGAAAACTTTCATTGAAAAGCAAGTGGAGTGa
- the LOC126728142 gene encoding uncharacterized protein LOC126728142, giving the protein MCRAFPTTLKGAARIWFSRLTPNSISTFKELSAQFTSHFIGGHRYKKSTACLMSIKQREEETLRAYISRFNKEALSIDETDDKILVAAFTNGLKKGKFSFSLYKNDSKTMSEVLYRATKYMNAEDALLAREERPKERERQEDTRQDQGRKKARTGDRRDERRPKPLGGRFTSFIPLTAPIDQVLMQIKDDEALTFPGKLKSDPNKRSRDKYCRFHRDHGHDTADCCDLKQQIEALIRQGKL; this is encoded by the coding sequence atgtgtagggccttccctacgaCGCTGAAGGGTgcggcaagaatttggttcagccggctgaCACctaactccatcagcaccttcaaggagctgagcgctcaaTTCACTTcacacttcatcggaggacatcgaTACAAaaagtctacggcttgcttgatgagtatcaAACAGCGAGAGGAGGAAACGTTGAGGGCCTACATATCCCGCTTCAATAAGGAggcactctcgatcgacgaaaCCGACGATAAGATACTTGTCGCAGCATTCACGAATGGGCTGAAGAAGGGTAAGTTTTCGTTCTCGCTGTATAAAAACGACTCGAAGACCATGTCGGaagtgctttacagggccacaaagtatatgaacgccgAAGACGCGCTGTTGGCCCGAGAAGAAAGGCCCAAGGAAAGAGAAAGGCAGGAAGACACCCGACAGGACCAAGGTCGAAAGAAAGCGAGGACGGGAGACCGAAGGGATGAGAGgcgccctaagcccctggggGGAAGATTTACAAGCTTCATTCCATTGAccgccccgatagatcaagtcctaatgcaaatcaaggacgatGAGGCTCTAACGTTCCctggaaagctgaagagtgatcccaacaaacgtTCTAGGGATaagtattgccgcttccaccgtgaccatggtcacgatacGGCCGATTGCTGTGACCTAAAGCAGCAGATCGaggcccttatcagacaaggaaaactGTAG